One part of the Nocardioides zeae genome encodes these proteins:
- a CDS encoding PrpF domain-containing protein — translation MREIEAVWMRGGTSKCWVFRDADLRLPELSVDEVLLRAFGSPDHRQVDGVGGGTSTTSKAVILAPSERPGADVDYTFAQVGIDEAKVDWGSNCGNCSAVVAAYAVREGWVRATDGETVVRVHNTNTGQLILQLLATPGGVLDEEGSTAIPGVPFLGAPVRMGFVDPVGRTTGALLPSGSTAETIEVDGTAARVTLVDAGAPVVAVLASSVGLRGDEPPARIDADRDLLDRLDRIRREGAVRMGLAPTPAEAERAVPKLALVSADPDGEADVRLRMLSMGQVHPAAPITGSVALTFAARTPGTVVHDLLADGADAPASLRLATPAGTVATFFEVRDGAPVVGVVRTYRRLASGVVHLPQLSSPDTAA, via the coding sequence ATGCGCGAGATCGAGGCAGTGTGGATGCGTGGCGGGACCAGCAAGTGCTGGGTGTTCCGGGACGCCGACCTGCGTCTGCCCGAGCTGTCGGTCGACGAGGTGCTCCTCCGGGCCTTCGGGAGCCCGGACCACCGTCAGGTGGACGGCGTCGGCGGAGGCACGTCGACGACGAGCAAGGCCGTCATCCTGGCGCCGTCCGAGCGACCCGGAGCCGACGTGGACTACACGTTCGCCCAGGTCGGCATCGACGAGGCGAAGGTCGACTGGGGCAGCAACTGCGGCAACTGCTCGGCCGTCGTCGCGGCGTACGCCGTGCGGGAGGGATGGGTGCGCGCCACGGACGGCGAGACGGTGGTCCGCGTCCACAACACCAACACGGGGCAGCTCATCCTGCAGCTCCTCGCGACCCCCGGCGGTGTCCTCGACGAGGAGGGCAGCACGGCGATCCCGGGCGTGCCCTTCCTCGGCGCGCCGGTCCGCATGGGCTTCGTCGACCCGGTCGGGCGCACCACCGGCGCGCTCCTGCCGAGCGGGAGCACGGCCGAGACGATCGAGGTCGACGGGACGGCGGCGCGGGTGACCCTGGTCGACGCCGGCGCGCCGGTGGTGGCCGTGCTCGCCTCCTCCGTCGGCCTCCGCGGCGACGAGCCGCCGGCGCGCATCGACGCCGACCGCGACCTGCTCGACCGCCTCGACCGCATCCGGCGCGAGGGTGCGGTGCGGATGGGTCTCGCCCCCACGCCGGCCGAGGCCGAGCGCGCCGTGCCCAAGCTCGCGCTGGTCAGCGCCGACCCGGACGGCGAGGCCGACGTGCGTCTGCGGATGCTGTCGATGGGCCAGGTCCACCCGGCGGCGCCCATCACGGGCAGCGTCGCGCTCACGTTCGCCGCGCGGACACCCGGAACGGTCGTGCACGACCTGCTGGCCGACGGTGCCGACGCCCCCGCGTCGCTGCGGCTGGCCACGCCCGCGGGGACGGTGGCCACCTTCTTCGAGGTGCGCGACGGTGCGCCCGTCGTGGGCGTCGTGCGCACCTACCGACGGCTCGCGAGCGGGGTCGTCCACCTCCCGCAGCTCTCCAGCCCCGACACCGCCGCCTAG
- a CDS encoding LysR family transcriptional regulator, with amino-acid sequence MYDVKRLQVLAAVVECGSVTRAAAALSYTPSAVSQQILRLEREVGQPLLERHPRGVQPTEAGLVLVGHARKVLRQLAAAESDLAEIAGLRRGRLDLGTFPTMGASFLPLAVRQFRTDYPAIQLTIHSDREDGLVRKLEEGQIGLSLLWDYEWQRMDPERLALTSLFSDPTVLLVATDHPLAQRRRVAMADLAEEQWVIRAGGHPVVEVLERSALAAGFTPRISFQANDYQEAQAMVSVGLGITLAPRTAVLNKHPGVEVVSLGSTAPPRRILVAHRPDRVRTATEIAFAEILVETARDYQAEVTAAGR; translated from the coding sequence GTGTACGACGTGAAGAGGTTGCAGGTGCTGGCGGCCGTCGTGGAGTGCGGATCGGTGACCCGGGCCGCCGCGGCGCTCAGCTACACGCCCTCGGCCGTGTCCCAGCAGATCCTCCGCCTCGAGCGCGAGGTCGGTCAGCCCCTGCTCGAGCGGCACCCCCGTGGCGTGCAGCCGACGGAGGCCGGGCTCGTGCTCGTCGGGCACGCCCGGAAGGTGCTGCGGCAGCTCGCTGCGGCCGAGTCGGACCTCGCCGAGATCGCGGGACTGCGCCGCGGCCGGCTGGACCTCGGCACCTTCCCCACCATGGGCGCCTCCTTCCTGCCGCTCGCGGTGCGCCAGTTCCGCACCGACTACCCGGCGATCCAGCTGACGATCCACAGCGACCGCGAGGACGGGCTCGTGCGCAAGCTCGAGGAGGGTCAGATCGGGCTGTCCCTGCTGTGGGACTACGAGTGGCAGCGGATGGACCCCGAGCGGTTGGCCCTGACCTCGCTGTTCTCCGATCCCACGGTGCTCCTGGTGGCCACCGACCACCCGCTGGCGCAGCGCCGGCGGGTGGCGATGGCGGACCTCGCCGAGGAGCAGTGGGTGATCCGCGCGGGCGGGCACCCCGTGGTGGAGGTGCTCGAGCGGAGTGCCCTGGCCGCCGGGTTCACGCCGCGCATCTCGTTCCAGGCGAACGACTACCAGGAGGCCCAGGCGATGGTGAGCGTCGGGCTCGGCATCACCCTGGCCCCACGCACGGCCGTGCTCAACAAGCACCCCGGGGTCGAGGTCGTCTCGCTGGGCAGCACCGCACCGCCGCGGCGCATCCTCGTGGCGCACCGTCCCGACCGGGTGCGCACCGCGACCGAGATCGCGTTCGCCGAGATCCTCGTGGAGACGGCGCGGGACTACCAGGCCGAGGTGACCGCGGCCGGGCGCTGA
- a CDS encoding ABC transporter permease, producing MSTATAPPPTASRPAPPPVPGRFRTSIDRLTDRRGWGARLGYLALILFLGYLVVLPLYRLQALAFEDGARGYDAQYSRPDIGSVIWTTVKLGGISLVIAMVLGTLLAFAVTRLPARFSWLRVIPVLPIVMPAIASVSGWAFLLSPGPGYLNAAFRTLPWWDHLESGPIDVYTPTWIILLTGFGLTSFVYLFVSAGMAGISAEHLEAAQTSGSSTVGVFFRVVLPLLRPSLVYGGGVALLLGLGQFTGPLLLGSNTGVKVLTTEMYRRVSESPADFAAAAAAGSPLVILGLVVVLGQKALLGNQSRFVTHGGKAFRSAPARSWWAVSTVVIYGFVALVAPLLGLIAVALSPYWSESIQWNALTLDNFRQLLSTPDVIDSVVTSLVASSLAVAICVPLGFAMANLLVRGRRYTVLRLAGDLITALPLGIPAVIFGVGFLLTYTQPPFILYGTRTVIVLVYVVLMLPFATRLQMTALLSLGETYAEASATSGASSLVTNLRIILPLMRPAILSAVALMFILLTHEFAASLLVRAPTTQVMGTRLYDLWANGFYPQVAAMALLMTVVTGLGVGVAMLIGGKNVLDNL from the coding sequence ATGTCGACCGCGACCGCACCCCCGCCCACCGCGTCCCGCCCGGCGCCCCCGCCGGTGCCGGGTCGCTTCCGCACCTCGATCGACCGGCTCACCGACCGTCGCGGCTGGGGAGCCCGCCTGGGCTACCTCGCCCTCATCCTGTTCCTCGGCTACCTCGTCGTGCTGCCGCTCTACCGGCTGCAGGCGCTCGCGTTCGAGGACGGCGCCCGCGGCTACGACGCTCAGTACTCGCGCCCCGACATCGGCTCCGTCATCTGGACGACGGTCAAGCTGGGCGGGATCTCGCTGGTCATCGCCATGGTGCTGGGCACGCTGCTGGCCTTCGCCGTGACGCGCCTGCCGGCGCGGTTCTCCTGGCTGCGCGTCATCCCCGTCCTGCCGATCGTGATGCCGGCCATCGCCAGCGTCAGCGGCTGGGCGTTCCTGCTGTCCCCGGGACCGGGCTACCTCAACGCCGCGTTCCGCACGCTCCCCTGGTGGGACCACCTCGAGTCGGGCCCGATCGACGTCTACACGCCGACGTGGATCATCCTGCTCACCGGCTTCGGCCTGACCTCGTTCGTCTACCTGTTCGTCAGCGCCGGCATGGCCGGCATCAGCGCCGAGCACCTCGAGGCGGCGCAGACGAGCGGCTCCTCGACGGTCGGCGTGTTCTTCCGGGTCGTGCTGCCGCTGCTGCGGCCGTCGCTCGTGTACGGCGGCGGTGTGGCCCTGCTGCTCGGCCTCGGCCAGTTCACGGGCCCGCTGCTGCTGGGGTCCAACACCGGCGTGAAGGTGCTGACCACCGAGATGTACCGCCGCGTCTCCGAGTCCCCGGCGGACTTCGCCGCGGCCGCGGCGGCCGGCTCCCCGCTCGTCATCCTGGGCCTCGTCGTCGTGCTCGGCCAGAAGGCGTTGCTCGGCAACCAGAGCCGCTTCGTCACCCACGGCGGCAAGGCGTTCCGCTCGGCCCCCGCCCGCTCCTGGTGGGCCGTCTCGACCGTCGTGATCTACGGCTTCGTCGCCCTGGTCGCGCCCCTGCTCGGCCTGATCGCGGTCGCGCTCTCGCCGTACTGGTCGGAGTCGATCCAGTGGAACGCGCTGACGCTCGACAACTTCCGCCAGCTGCTCAGCACCCCGGACGTCATCGACTCCGTCGTCACCAGCCTGGTGGCCTCGTCCCTGGCGGTCGCGATCTGCGTGCCCCTCGGGTTCGCCATGGCCAACCTGCTCGTGCGGGGCCGCCGCTACACCGTGCTGCGGCTGGCGGGCGACCTCATCACCGCGCTGCCGCTGGGCATCCCGGCCGTCATCTTCGGTGTCGGGTTCCTGCTGACCTACACGCAGCCGCCGTTCATCCTGTACGGCACGCGCACGGTCATCGTCCTCGTCTACGTGGTGCTGATGCTGCCGTTCGCCACCCGTCTGCAGATGACGGCCCTGCTGTCGCTGGGGGAGACGTACGCCGAGGCCTCGGCCACCAGCGGTGCGAGCTCGCTCGTGACGAACCTGCGGATCATCCTGCCGCTGATGCGTCCTGCGATCCTCAGCGCGGTCGCGCTCATGTTCATCCTGCTCACGCACGAGTTCGCGGCCTCGCTGCTCGTGCGGGCCCCCACGACGCAGGTGATGGGCACGCGCCTCTACGACCTCTGGGCCAACGGGTTCTACCCGCAGGTGGCGGCGATGGCGCTGCTCATGACGGTCGTGACCGGCCTCGGTGTCGGCGTCGCGATGCTCATCGGCGGGAAGAACGTGCTCGACAACCTCTGA
- a CDS encoding tripartite tricarboxylate transporter permease: MLDSALTALGSLTDPSLLVMLAVGVLAGLVIGLIPGLGGTGAVAILLPLTFGMDPAPALAMLIGALAVVHTSDTVAAVLLGAPGSASASVTMLDGYSMARNGQAKRALSLAFLSSMAGGIIGALGLTLAIPLARPLVLSFASPELFMLTILGVSLAAVLSRGNVVKGLVAGFLGLLLGLVGTSPTTAEERFTFGSLFLGDGLSLVAVALGIFGLAEIAGRVSQRRVTEDSVELTGGWFAGIREWLTHWSQVIRGSLIGIWAGVLPGVGATAGTWLAYGQAVATAKDKRKFGKGDPRGIVGPESANNSVEAGDLIPTLLFGIPGGVPSAMLLGMLLTYGIQPGPAIVTDHLDLMYLIIWSFAIASIVGAFLCFLATPSLARLTKVPFAVLGPGLLVVMLLGAFQDSGQLGDLWIMVALGVAGWLLKATDFPRAPFLIGFVLAIPMERYYYLTANLYDGAGWMLRPGVLVFLAVLVVPVLWALFKAWRKRRATPDEGHRSEEVLDGADELEGSLANSVWSLSVAAVVVAVFAGAWIVSGSFSEEARLMPRLVATGGLVLGLVLLAQELRTRSRGRRGPGWTPDVTTAVRTFLLMCVFLGLVVVVGYLAAVLLFAPGFLLYVARAGTRTTILYPLILGVVLLVLPSVLPVDLPTGLLQ; the protein is encoded by the coding sequence ATGCTCGACTCTGCACTCACCGCCCTGGGTTCGCTCACGGACCCCTCGCTCCTCGTCATGCTCGCCGTCGGCGTGCTGGCCGGCCTCGTCATCGGCCTCATCCCCGGCCTCGGTGGCACCGGCGCCGTCGCGATCCTCCTGCCGCTCACGTTCGGCATGGACCCGGCGCCCGCCCTCGCCATGCTGATCGGCGCCCTGGCCGTGGTGCACACGTCCGACACGGTCGCCGCCGTGCTCCTCGGGGCACCCGGGTCCGCGTCGGCCAGCGTCACGATGCTCGACGGCTACTCGATGGCCCGCAACGGCCAGGCGAAGCGCGCGCTGTCGCTCGCCTTCCTCTCCTCGATGGCGGGCGGCATCATCGGCGCCCTCGGGCTCACCCTCGCCATCCCCCTGGCGCGGCCCCTCGTGCTCTCGTTCGCGAGCCCCGAGCTGTTCATGCTCACCATCCTCGGCGTCTCCCTCGCCGCGGTGCTCTCCCGGGGCAACGTCGTGAAGGGTCTCGTCGCCGGCTTCCTCGGCCTGCTGCTCGGCCTCGTCGGCACCTCGCCGACCACGGCGGAGGAGCGGTTCACGTTCGGCAGCCTCTTCCTCGGCGACGGCCTCTCGCTGGTCGCCGTGGCGCTCGGCATCTTCGGCCTCGCCGAGATCGCCGGCCGGGTCTCGCAGCGGCGCGTGACCGAGGACTCCGTCGAGCTCACCGGCGGCTGGTTCGCGGGCATCCGCGAGTGGCTGACGCACTGGTCGCAGGTCATCCGCGGCTCGCTCATCGGCATCTGGGCCGGTGTGCTGCCGGGCGTCGGGGCGACCGCGGGCACGTGGCTGGCCTACGGCCAGGCCGTCGCCACGGCGAAGGACAAGCGCAAGTTCGGCAAGGGTGACCCGCGCGGCATCGTCGGCCCGGAGAGCGCGAACAACTCGGTCGAGGCCGGTGACCTCATCCCCACCCTGCTGTTCGGCATCCCGGGCGGCGTGCCGTCGGCGATGCTCCTCGGGATGCTGCTGACCTACGGCATCCAGCCCGGACCGGCGATCGTCACGGACCACCTCGACCTGATGTACCTCATCATCTGGTCGTTCGCGATCGCGAGCATCGTGGGTGCGTTCCTCTGCTTCCTGGCGACGCCGAGCCTGGCGAGGCTCACCAAGGTGCCGTTCGCGGTGCTGGGGCCCGGGCTGCTGGTCGTGATGCTGCTGGGCGCGTTCCAGGACAGCGGCCAGCTCGGTGACCTGTGGATCATGGTGGCGCTGGGCGTGGCCGGCTGGCTCCTCAAGGCCACGGACTTCCCCCGCGCCCCCTTCCTCATCGGCTTCGTCCTGGCGATCCCGATGGAGCGCTACTACTACCTCACCGCGAACCTGTACGACGGCGCCGGCTGGATGCTGCGTCCCGGCGTGCTCGTCTTCCTCGCGGTGCTGGTGGTCCCCGTGCTGTGGGCGCTCTTCAAGGCGTGGCGCAAGCGTCGGGCGACGCCCGACGAGGGCCACCGCTCCGAGGAGGTGCTCGACGGCGCCGACGAGCTCGAGGGCTCGCTCGCGAACTCGGTCTGGTCGCTCAGCGTGGCCGCGGTGGTGGTCGCCGTGTTCGCCGGTGCGTGGATCGTGAGCGGCTCGTTCTCCGAGGAGGCTCGCCTCATGCCGCGCCTCGTCGCGACCGGCGGGCTCGTGCTCGGCCTGGTGCTGCTGGCGCAGGAGCTGCGCACGCGGTCCCGCGGTCGCCGGGGCCCGGGCTGGACACCCGATGTCACCACGGCCGTGCGCACGTTCCTGCTCATGTGCGTCTTCCTCGGCCTCGTCGTCGTGGTGGGCTACCTCGCCGCGGTGCTGCTCTTCGCGCCGGGCTTCCTCCTGTACGTCGCCCGGGCCGGGACGCGCACGACCATCCTCTACCCGCTCATCCTGGGCGTGGTGCTGCTGGTGCTGCCGTCCGTCCTGCCCGTCGACCTGCCGACCGGCCTGCTCCAGTGA
- a CDS encoding Bug family tripartite tricarboxylate transporter substrate binding protein, whose product MPAPDPDVSNAAASTSPDDPPPPRRSTAAKVMAGFAVLAVVGSVLGGDLLNPPASTADGDYDGETLELLIPLAEGGGTDTWARYVGTELSHTLPGEPGFAPVNDEGGEGIAGTNHFVSSARPDGTEILVSTATSVVPYLLELPAVKYDFTELVPILANGTGAVVYARTAAGVRSVADLVERSDELTFGGIAATGLDLTTLVAFDLLDLDLEAVFGFEGRGPVNLALQRGEIDVDYQTTSSYGPAVEPLVEDGSAVALFSLGQLDTDGHVVRDPNFADIPTVVEVYREVYGAEPDPEKLAAYEALLGLTYTYQKALWVPPGTPEEAVELLRETSAELGADPAFQEAAAEVLGGYPIDAAGDLEQRIDEAYAVDDEVREYVRDLLSSSYDITID is encoded by the coding sequence ATGCCCGCACCCGATCCCGACGTCAGCAACGCCGCTGCGTCGACGTCTCCCGACGACCCGCCGCCGCCCCGACGCAGCACCGCCGCCAAGGTCATGGCGGGCTTCGCGGTGCTCGCCGTGGTCGGCTCGGTGCTCGGCGGCGACCTCCTCAACCCACCCGCCTCGACCGCCGACGGCGACTACGACGGCGAGACGCTGGAGCTCCTGATCCCCCTGGCGGAGGGCGGCGGCACGGACACCTGGGCGCGCTACGTCGGCACCGAGCTCAGCCACACGCTGCCGGGCGAGCCGGGCTTCGCGCCCGTCAACGACGAGGGCGGCGAGGGCATCGCGGGCACCAACCACTTCGTGTCCTCCGCCCGTCCCGACGGCACGGAGATCCTCGTCAGCACGGCGACGAGCGTCGTCCCCTACCTGCTCGAGCTGCCGGCGGTGAAGTACGACTTCACCGAGCTGGTGCCGATCCTCGCGAACGGCACCGGTGCGGTGGTCTACGCCCGCACCGCCGCGGGTGTCCGCTCCGTCGCGGACCTCGTCGAGCGCTCCGACGAGCTGACCTTCGGCGGGATCGCGGCGACGGGTCTCGACCTCACCACCCTCGTGGCCTTCGACCTGCTCGACCTCGACCTCGAGGCGGTCTTCGGCTTCGAGGGTCGTGGCCCGGTCAACCTCGCCCTCCAGCGGGGCGAGATCGACGTGGACTACCAGACCACGTCGTCGTACGGCCCTGCGGTCGAGCCGCTCGTCGAGGACGGGTCGGCGGTCGCCCTCTTCTCCCTGGGACAGCTCGACACCGACGGCCACGTCGTGCGCGACCCGAACTTCGCGGACATCCCGACGGTGGTCGAGGTCTACCGCGAGGTGTACGGCGCGGAGCCCGACCCCGAGAAGCTCGCGGCGTACGAGGCCCTGCTGGGTCTCACCTACACGTACCAGAAGGCGCTCTGGGTGCCCCCCGGCACGCCGGAGGAGGCCGTGGAGCTGCTGCGCGAGACGTCGGCCGAGCTCGGTGCCGACCCGGCCTTCCAGGAGGCGGCGGCCGAGGTGCTCGGCGGCTACCCGATCGACGCCGCGGGGGACCTCGAGCAGCGCATCGACGAGGCCTACGCCGTCGACGACGAGGTGCGCGAGTACGTCCGCGACCTGCTGTCGTCCTCCTACGACATCACGATCGACTGA
- a CDS encoding universal stress protein — protein sequence MTIVLAHADSEPGRAALVAALREATDHAERLVVVPATRGAHLTVEAVTEEAPDLVRALLAAGGEVVVEEGSVGDPSDAVVQVAQRHDARLVVVGLRHRSPVGKAILGSTAQRILLDATCPVLAVKPG from the coding sequence ATGACCATCGTCCTCGCCCATGCGGACTCGGAGCCCGGACGCGCGGCGCTCGTCGCGGCGCTCAGGGAGGCCACCGACCACGCGGAACGGCTGGTGGTGGTCCCCGCCACCCGTGGGGCCCACCTCACCGTCGAGGCGGTGACGGAGGAGGCGCCCGACCTCGTGCGGGCGCTCCTCGCGGCCGGCGGCGAGGTCGTCGTCGAGGAGGGCAGCGTCGGCGACCCGAGCGACGCGGTGGTGCAGGTCGCCCAGCGCCACGACGCGCGTCTCGTCGTCGTCGGCCTGCGGCACCGCAGCCCCGTCGGCAAGGCCATCCTCGGGAGCACCGCGCAGCGGATCCTCCTCGACGCGACGTGCCCGGTGCTGGCGGTCAAGCCGGGCTGA
- a CDS encoding FadR/GntR family transcriptional regulator, which translates to MAETTRAWRTVLDHLERELGEGRLGPGDRLPGERELAARLGVGRSSVREAVRVLDVMGVVRTATGSGPSAGAIIVARPGAGMSTMLRLQTAAQAFGVDDVVATRVALEVAVVGTLAAAYDDALLTPARELLVAMEDDALAPEEFLALDARFHLSLAEATGNQVMLSVMAGLRTAIEDYVRLGLARIDDWSATVDRLRDEHAALLDAVAAGRADAARTCVADHIHGYFAQIRP; encoded by the coding sequence GTGGCCGAGACGACACGGGCCTGGCGCACGGTGCTCGACCACCTCGAGCGCGAGCTCGGCGAGGGCCGGCTCGGTCCCGGCGACCGCCTGCCCGGCGAGCGCGAGCTGGCCGCGCGGCTCGGCGTCGGCCGCTCGAGCGTCCGCGAGGCCGTGCGGGTGCTCGACGTCATGGGCGTCGTGCGCACCGCCACCGGCTCCGGACCGTCGGCCGGAGCGATCATCGTCGCGCGGCCCGGCGCCGGCATGTCCACGATGCTGCGGCTCCAGACCGCCGCGCAGGCCTTCGGCGTGGACGACGTCGTCGCGACCCGCGTCGCGCTCGAGGTGGCGGTCGTCGGGACCCTCGCCGCGGCGTACGACGACGCCCTCCTCACGCCCGCCCGCGAGCTGCTCGTCGCGATGGAGGACGACGCTCTCGCGCCCGAGGAGTTCCTCGCGCTCGACGCGCGGTTCCACCTGTCCCTGGCGGAGGCGACCGGCAACCAGGTGATGCTCTCCGTGATGGCGGGGCTGCGCACGGCGATCGAGGACTACGTGCGCCTCGGCCTCGCCCGCATCGACGACTGGTCCGCCACGGTCGACCGCCTGCGCGACGAGCACGCCGCCCTCCTCGACGCGGTCGCCGCGGGACGGGCCGACGCCGCACGGACGTGCGTGGCCGACCACATCCACGGCTACTTCGCCCAGATCCGTCCCTGA
- a CDS encoding S-(hydroxymethyl)mycothiol dehydrogenase: protein MHEVKAVVAKSVGEPVSLETILVPDPGPGEALVQVQACGVCHTDLHYREGGINDEFPFLLGHEAAGVVEAVGEDVTTVAPGDFVVLNWRAVCGDCRACDRGEPQYCFNTHNATQKMTLSDGTPLSPALGIGAFAEKTLVAAGQCTKVDPEARPAAVGLLGCGVMAGIGAAINTGNVSRGDVVAVIGCGGVGVAAIAGAALAGAGTIIAVDIDEAKLEGAKKLGATHTVNSKETDPVAAIKAIAAAAAGHQGADGADVVIEAVGRPETWEQAFYARDLAGTVVLVGVPTPDMKVPQIPLIDVFGRGGSLKSSWYGDCLPNRDFPMLVDLYRQGRLDLDAFVTEEIGIEDVEAAFEKMHHGEVLRSVVVL, encoded by the coding sequence ATGCACGAGGTCAAGGCAGTCGTCGCGAAGTCGGTCGGGGAGCCGGTGAGCCTGGAGACGATCCTGGTGCCGGACCCGGGGCCGGGGGAGGCGCTGGTGCAGGTGCAGGCGTGCGGGGTGTGCCACACCGACCTGCACTACCGCGAGGGTGGGATCAACGACGAGTTCCCGTTCCTGCTGGGCCACGAGGCCGCAGGTGTCGTCGAGGCCGTCGGCGAGGACGTCACGACGGTCGCCCCGGGCGACTTCGTGGTGCTGAACTGGCGCGCGGTGTGCGGCGACTGTCGCGCGTGCGACCGCGGCGAGCCGCAGTACTGCTTCAACACCCACAACGCGACGCAGAAGATGACCCTGAGCGACGGTACGCCGCTGTCGCCGGCCCTGGGCATCGGGGCGTTCGCCGAGAAGACGCTGGTGGCCGCGGGGCAGTGCACGAAGGTCGACCCCGAGGCCCGCCCGGCCGCGGTGGGCCTGCTGGGCTGCGGCGTGATGGCCGGCATCGGTGCCGCGATCAACACCGGCAACGTCTCGCGCGGCGACGTGGTCGCGGTGATCGGCTGCGGCGGTGTCGGGGTGGCGGCGATCGCTGGTGCGGCGCTGGCGGGCGCGGGCACGATCATCGCGGTCGACATCGACGAGGCGAAGCTCGAGGGCGCCAAGAAGCTCGGCGCCACGCACACGGTGAACTCGAAGGAGACCGACCCGGTCGCGGCGATCAAGGCGATCGCGGCTGCGGCGGCGGGCCACCAGGGTGCCGACGGCGCGGACGTGGTGATCGAGGCCGTGGGTCGCCCGGAGACGTGGGAACAGGCGTTCTACGCCCGCGACCTGGCCGGCACCGTCGTCCTGGTCGGCGTCCCGACCCCGGACATGAAGGTCCCGCAGATCCCGCTGATCGACGTCTTCGGCCGGGGTGGGTCGCTGAAGTCGTCCTGGTACGGCGACTGCCTGCCCAACCGTGACTTCCCGATGCTGGTCGACCTCTACCGGCAGGGACGTCTCGACCTCGATGCGTTCGTGACCGAGGAGATCGGCATCGAGGACGTCGAGGCCGCGTTCGAGAAGATGCACCACGGCGAGGTCCTGCGCAGCGTGGTGGTCCTCTGA
- a CDS encoding alpha-hydroxy acid oxidase: MVARQFPKPAEIFDLLKFKKPELNPRKRRLAKALTIDDLRVIAKRRTPRAAFDYTDGAAEGELSIVRARQAFQDVELHPDVLRPAVDVDTSIEVLGARSALPFGIAPTGFTRLMQTEGEIAGAGAAGAAGIPFTLSTLGTTSIEDVQAANPGGRNWFQLYVMRNRETSYELTRRAAAAGYDTLFFTVDTPVAGARLRDKRNGFSIPPQITLRTVLDAAVRPWWWIDFITTPKLEFASLSSTGGTVGELLDSAMDPTISYDDLEVIRGLFPGKIVVKGVQNVADARRLVDHGVDGVVLSNHGGRQLDRAPVPFHLLPEVVREVGKDTTVMVDTGIMNGADIVSSIALGADFTLIGRAYLYGLMAGGRPGVDRTIAILKDEIERTMKLLGVATLEELEPRHVTQLVRLAPRPLA, from the coding sequence ATGGTCGCCCGCCAGTTCCCCAAGCCCGCCGAGATCTTCGACCTGCTGAAGTTCAAGAAGCCGGAGCTCAACCCTCGCAAGCGGCGGCTGGCGAAGGCGCTCACGATCGACGACCTGCGGGTGATCGCAAAGCGTCGCACGCCGCGGGCCGCCTTCGACTACACCGACGGCGCCGCCGAGGGCGAGCTGTCGATCGTGCGGGCGCGCCAGGCCTTCCAGGACGTCGAGCTGCACCCCGACGTGCTGCGCCCGGCGGTCGACGTCGACACCTCGATCGAGGTGCTGGGAGCGCGGAGCGCGCTGCCGTTCGGCATCGCCCCCACCGGCTTCACCCGCCTCATGCAGACCGAGGGCGAGATCGCCGGCGCCGGTGCGGCGGGCGCGGCCGGCATCCCGTTCACGCTGTCGACCCTCGGCACCACGTCGATCGAGGACGTGCAGGCGGCGAACCCGGGCGGACGCAACTGGTTCCAGCTCTACGTGATGCGCAACCGCGAGACGTCCTACGAGCTCACCCGCCGCGCTGCGGCGGCGGGCTACGACACGCTCTTCTTCACCGTCGACACCCCCGTGGCCGGCGCACGGCTGCGGGACAAGCGCAACGGCTTCTCCATCCCGCCGCAGATCACCCTGCGCACGGTGCTCGACGCCGCGGTGCGGCCCTGGTGGTGGATCGACTTCATCACCACGCCGAAGCTCGAGTTCGCCTCGCTCTCCTCGACCGGCGGCACCGTCGGCGAACTGCTCGACTCGGCGATGGACCCGACGATCAGCTACGACGACCTCGAGGTCATCCGCGGCCTGTTCCCCGGCAAGATCGTCGTCAAGGGCGTGCAGAACGTGGCCGACGCGCGCCGCCTCGTCGACCACGGCGTCGACGGTGTGGTGCTCTCCAACCACGGCGGGCGCCAGCTCGACCGTGCCCCCGTGCCGTTCCACCTGCTGCCCGAGGTCGTCCGCGAGGTCGGCAAGGACACGACGGTCATGGTCGACACCGGCATCATGAACGGCGCCGACATCGTGTCGTCGATCGCGCTGGGCGCGGACTTCACGCTGATCGGCCGGGCCTACCTCTACGGCCTCATGGCCGGCGGGCGTCCCGGCGTCGACCGCACCATCGCGATCCTCAAGGACGAGATCGAGCGCACCATGAAGCTGCTCGGCGTCGCCACGCTGGAGGAGCTCGAGCCGCGCCACGTCACCCAGCTCGTGCGGCTCGCGCCGCGGCCCCTGGCCTGA